In the genome of Bradyrhizobium ottawaense, the window CAGCCGTGCACGCGGCCCCGCCGCAGCGAGAGCTGCTGCTTCGGCGACCGATCCGATGCCGAACTTCTCCATCACGAGATTGGACCGGGTCGGCGTGGCTATCCTCGCCAACATGTCGGCCGGAACAGCCTTGATCGGCACGCCGCACTCAAGCGCGAGCTGCTTCAACGGCTCCGCGTCGGCCTTGTCGCTGACAGTTGCCATCGCAGTGAGGCCTTCGGGATCACCCGCAGCCAGCAGCGCTTCGCGCAGCGAAGCGAGAGTGACATCTCTCCTGAACCCAAACCCGGCCACCTTCATCGGACCGTACTCCACTGCACCACCGGCCGTGCCGCCTCCCAGGACCGATAACGGCCGAGCGGGCCAGCATAAGCGATGTCGACCCGCATCAGCTCGCCGCCGTGGCGCTGGTGCAGATCGCCGAGCAACGCTTCCGTCTCCAATGTGACCGAATGTGCAACCAGCCGTGTGCCCGGTGCAAGCCGCGACCAGATTGCATCGAACATCGCGATGTCGAGACCGCCGCCGATGAAGACCGCATCCGGTGCGTCCAGCGCAGCGAGCACTTCAGGCGCTTTCCCCGTCACAATGGTGATCCGGTGCACGAGCCCGAACGCAGCGGCATTCTTGCGGATATTCGCGACGCGATCCTCGCGCGGCTCGATTGCGGTCGCCGTCCCGCCGCACAGCGCCCACTCGACCGAGATCGACCCCGAACCGGCGCCGATATCCCACAGCCGTTCGCCCGGACGCGGCGCCAGCGCCGAGAGCGCGAGCGCACGCACCGGCCGCTTGGTGATCTGGCCGTCATGGACGAACAGATCGTCAGGACGCCCCGAGGCGTGGGGCATACCATGCGTGCCCTTCGCCTCAACGGCGACGGTGATCAGGTTTCCAGCGGGATCACCGGCGAAACCGTCGGCGCGATGTTCTTGGATGCTTTCGCGCGGACCACCGAGTGCGGCGAGCGTCCAGAAGGCCGAGGCGCCCCATCCGCGCTCGCTCAACCATTTTGCGAGATCGCTTGCCGCTTTCCCATCGCGCACGAGGCAGATGATGCGCGCCCCTCGCGCCAGATGCGGAACGAGACGTTCGAACGGTGCGGCGTGAAGCCCGAGGCAGACGGCGGATTCGAGCCGCCAGCCCAGCCGTGCGGCCGCAAGCGAGAAGGTCGACGGAGCGGAATGCGCGGTCCACTCGCCGGTCTGCAGCTTCTCGGCGAGACCAGCACCTGCGCCATGCCAGAACGGATCGCCGGAAGCGAGCACCACTGTCGGCCGGCCGCGGCTGCTCAGAACGACGTCGGCGTCGAACGGCACCGGCCACGGACGGCCGCGGCTGCCGACGCCGGCAAGCGCGAGATGCCGTGCACCACCGAAGACGGTTTCGGCCTCATTGAGCGCCTTTCGGCTTGCTTCGGACAGCCCGGCAAGGCCATCTTCGCCGATACCGATGATGGTCAGCCAGGGATCAGCCAAGGAATCAGCCATGACGCGCGCCCTCATTCTGGGCGGAACTGCCGATGCGAGCCTGCTCGCCGCGGCGATCGCGCGCGCAGGCATCGAGGCCATCTATTCCTATGGCGGCCGCACCCGCGCGCCTGCGGATCAGCCGCTGCCGACCCGCATCGGCGGCTTCGGCGGCGTGAGCGGGCTTGCCGACACCATCCGCAGCGAAGGCATTACGCATGTGATCGACGCGACGCATCCTTTCGCTGCGGAGATGAGCCGCAATGCGGTCGAGGCGTGCGCGGAAACCGATACGCCGCTGATCGCGCTGGAGCGCGCGCCTTGGACCGGGATGTCCGGCGACAATTGGATTGAGGTCGCGAATGTCAGCGCCGCGGCCGCGGCGCTGCCCGAGCCGCCCGCAAACGTGTTCCTCGCCATCGGCCGCCAGCATATCGCGCCGTTCGCGACGAAGCCGCAGCATGCCTACACGCTGCGTTTCGTCGATCCGCCGGAATCGCCGCTGCCCTTCGCCGCCGATGTGATCGTGTCGCGTGGACCGTTCACGTTGGACGGTGAATTGGAGATGATGCGCGAACGCGGCATCGGCTGGATCGTCGCCCGCAATTCCGGCGGCGATGGCGCGCGCGCCAAGATCGACGCGGCCCGCTTGCTCGGCCTGCCCGTGCTCATGATCTCGCGGCCAAAGCTGCCCGAGCGGCTGCGGGTCGAGAGCGTGGCCGAGATCATGCAATGGCTCGGTCATTCTACCCGCCTCGGCGCATAGACCCAGCGGCCGACGCGGCGCGTCTGCGAATTGCCGACGATCACCAGCGTGCGCATATCGGCCATCTCGGGCCGGGCTTCGTGCAGCGTGACAGTTTCGATCCTCTCGTCAGCTGTGCTGACCGCGCGCGCAAAAATCACGAGGCGCTCGCCGCAACCGGCGTCCTTCAGCACCGCGAGCGCGCGGCCAAATCCTTCGGGCCGACTTGCGGAGCGCGGATTGTACATCGCAATCGAAAAATCAGCTTCGGCGGCGAGCCGCAGGCGCTTCTCGATGACTGCCCACGGCTTGAGATTGTCGGAGAGATTGATGGCGCAGAAATCATGGCCGAGCGGCGCGCCCGCGCGCGCGGCAGCTGCCAGCATCGCCGTGATGCCAGGCAGCACGCGAATCGAAAGATTCCGCCATTGCGGCGCCTGTTCGAGCGCCTCAAACACGGCAGAGGCCATCGCGAAGACGCCGGGATCGCCGGAGGAGACGACGACGACCTGCCCGCCGTCTGCGGCAAGCCGCAGGGCTTCGCTCGCGCGCTGCAGCTCCTCGCGGTTATCCGAGGGATGCAGCTTGAGCCCAGCGCGCGCGGGCACGCGCGCGACATAGGGCGCATAGCCCAGAATATCGGTTGCGGAGGCCAGCGCAGCCGTGACCTCGGGCGTCACCAGAGCATCGCTGCCCGGCCCGAGGCCCGCGATGGTCAGCGTGCCCGTCATTCGGCGGCGTCCAGGTGCCGGCCCTTGCCGTGTACCAGCACGATCGCGAAGTAAGGACAGTCGGCGCCGTCGACCTCGGCAAGCCGCACCACGCGCTCGCCCGCCATGGTGCCGCACTCGACCAGCCAGGCATCATCGAGCCGGCCGGCTGAGCTGAGCGCGCGGCGCACCTTTGCGAGATTGCGCCCGGTCTTCATGACGACAACCGCATCGGAATCGCGCATGCGCCGCTCGAGCTCGTCCTCGGCCAGCGTTCCCATCAGCACGGTCGTCACGTCATCGCCGAGCGCGATCGGCTGCCCGACGCCGTTCCAGCAGCCGACCATGCCGGGAATGCCCGCAATCACCTCGATCTCGACACGGCCCTGCAGGCGTATGTGCAGATGCATGAAGGAGCCGTAGAAATAAGGGTCGCCCTCGCAGAGCACGACGACGTCGACCGCGCGCGAAAGCCGCGCCAGACGCTCCGCCCACTCGTCGTAGAAGCCCGCCAGCAGCTGCACGTACTCGGCGCTGTCGAAGGCGATCTCGGTGGTGACCGGATATTCCATGGGATATTCGGTGACATCGGCCGCCAGCATG includes:
- a CDS encoding cobalamin biosynthesis protein, which codes for MKVAGFGFRRDVTLASLREALLAAGDPEGLTAMATVSDKADAEPLKQLALECGVPIKAVPADMLARIATPTRSNLVMEKFGIGSVAEAAALAAAGPRARLISTRVVSRDRTATAAIAEGDGA
- the cbiT gene encoding precorrin-6Y C5,15-methyltransferase (decarboxylating) subunit CbiT, which codes for MADPWLTIIGIGEDGLAGLSEASRKALNEAETVFGGARHLALAGVGSRGRPWPVPFDADVVLSSRGRPTVVLASGDPFWHGAGAGLAEKLQTGEWTAHSAPSTFSLAAARLGWRLESAVCLGLHAAPFERLVPHLARGARIICLVRDGKAASDLAKWLSERGWGASAFWTLAALGGPRESIQEHRADGFAGDPAGNLITVAVEAKGTHGMPHASGRPDDLFVHDGQITKRPVRALALSALAPRPGERLWDIGAGSGSISVEWALCGGTATAIEPREDRVANIRKNAAAFGLVHRITIVTGKAPEVLAALDAPDAVFIGGGLDIAMFDAIWSRLAPGTRLVAHSVTLETEALLGDLHQRHGGELMRVDIAYAGPLGRYRSWEAARPVVQWSTVR
- a CDS encoding cobalt-precorrin-6A reductase, with translation MTRALILGGTADASLLAAAIARAGIEAIYSYGGRTRAPADQPLPTRIGGFGGVSGLADTIRSEGITHVIDATHPFAAEMSRNAVEACAETDTPLIALERAPWTGMSGDNWIEVANVSAAAAALPEPPANVFLAIGRQHIAPFATKPQHAYTLRFVDPPESPLPFAADVIVSRGPFTLDGELEMMRERGIGWIVARNSGGDGARAKIDAARLLGLPVLMISRPKLPERLRVESVAEIMQWLGHSTRLGA
- the cobJ gene encoding precorrin-3B C(17)-methyltransferase, yielding MTGTLTIAGLGPGSDALVTPEVTAALASATDILGYAPYVARVPARAGLKLHPSDNREELQRASEALRLAADGGQVVVVSSGDPGVFAMASAVFEALEQAPQWRNLSIRVLPGITAMLAAAARAGAPLGHDFCAINLSDNLKPWAVIEKRLRLAAEADFSIAMYNPRSASRPEGFGRALAVLKDAGCGERLVIFARAVSTADERIETVTLHEARPEMADMRTLVIVGNSQTRRVGRWVYAPRRVE
- a CDS encoding precorrin-2 C(20)-methyltransferase; the encoded protein is MGRIICCGLGPGDPDLMSVRANRTVRAASHVAYFRKKGRPGQARRIVEGMLAADVTEYPMEYPVTTEIAFDSAEYVQLLAGFYDEWAERLARLSRAVDVVVLCEGDPYFYGSFMHLHIRLQGRVEIEVIAGIPGMVGCWNGVGQPIALGDDVTTVLMGTLAEDELERRMRDSDAVVVMKTGRNLAKVRRALSSAGRLDDAWLVECGTMAGERVVRLAEVDGADCPYFAIVLVHGKGRHLDAAE